GTCTGGTGGGTTGATGCGCAGCTGCCCGCTGCGCTTGCGAATGGCCAGCACGTTGGCGCCAGCCTCTTTGATCCCCGAGTCGGCGAGCGTGCGGCCCAGCACCTTGGAGCCGGATTCCACCAGCAACTCCTCGATGACCAGGTCGATGTTCTCGCCGTGAAGCACCGTATCGAGGACGTCCACCGCCACCGGCCGAACCGCCAGCGCTGCCATCCGGTGGGCGCCCATCAGGTAGGGAGAGACCACCTGGTTGGCGCCAGCGCGCCGCAGCTTCTCGGTCGAGTCCTGGTACGAGGAGCGGGCGACGATCAGCAGGGCTGGATTCAGCGACCGGGCGGTAAGGGTGATGAAGACGTTCCGCTCGTCGGAGTCGACCGCGGTGACCAATCCCTTGGCGCGCAGGATGCCGGCCTTGAGCAAGGCGTCGTCCGAGGCGGCGTCCCCCTCGACATAGAGCAGGTCACTCGCCCGCAGCCGCTCGAGTGGTTCGAGATTGCTCTCGACGACGACAAAGGGCGTGTCCAGCTGCCGAAACTCCTGGGCGACTCGCGTTCCCATCCGGCCGTATCCGCAGACGATGAAGTGGTCGTTCAGGCCGGCGATCCGGCGTTCCATGCCGCGCATCCTAGCGTACCGGCCGAGGTGTCCTTCGATGAGCGTTTCGGCGAGGATGCCGAGCGTGTAGAGCATGGTCCCCACGCCGAGGACGATGACCGTCATGGTGAAGACCCGGCCGCCCTCGCCGAGCGGATGGACTTCCTCGTAGCCGACCGTCGTCACGGTGGTGAGGACCATGAAGAGGGAGTCGACGAAATTCCAGCGCAGAAGCACCATGTAGCCGATCGTCCCGTAACAGAAGACCAGGGTTAGGACGAGGAGCGGCAGCCGAAAGCGCTTTAGCGGGTTGACTGGCGGTGAGTGGATCGTAAGTTTGGGTTCCGGCCAGGGTGGCTAAGAATCCGGACAACGGTAGCATAGGGCGCCGCCAGCGACAACCCGGGACAACCTCGGTACGCGTTCGAAGTTGACCTCGCGGTGACCAAACCGCGACGATGGGGTGGCGACCCGCCACCAGGAGGCCAGCCAGATTTGAAACCGCTCGCGATCGTCAGCCTGCATGCCTCGCCGGTCGCCGCCCTGGGAGCCGGCGAAAACGGCGGGATGAATGTCTACGTGCGGGCGGTCTGCGAGGAGCTGAGCCGGCGCGGGATCGCGACCGAGGTTTTCACGCGGCGCTCGACTGCGCAGGGGCCGGACCGGATCCGGCTGGCCGAGCGGAGCTGGGTGACGCGCTTGGCTGTGGGGCCCGCGGAGGATATCGAGAAGGGGCGGCTGTTCGATCTGCTCCCCGACTTCAGCGAAGCCATTTTGCACGAGCAGCGGCGCCGCCGGGTTGCATTCAGCCTGGTCCACAGCCACTACTGGCTCTCTGGCTGGGTCGCCTCCCGTCTGCGCGATGAGTGGAGCCTGCCATGGTTCCACACCTTCCATACCCTGGCGCGCGTCAAGAACGAGATGGCCGCGGAGGGGGCGATCGTCGAGCCGGAGCATCGGATCGCCGTGGAGCAGGCGATCGTGCGCAACTGCGATCACCTGATCGCTTCCAGCGTGCAGGAGGCCGATGACCTGATTCGTCTCTATGGCGCGTCGCGCAACCGGCTGAGCGTGGTCGCCCCGGGCGTCGATCTCCAGGTCTTCACGGAACGGCCGACCGGAGCGCTTCGCAAGCGCCTGGGTCTGGGGGACGCTGGCGTGGTCGTCTTCGCCGGACGGCTCGAGCGTCTCAAGGGCGCCGAAACCGTGATTCGGGCGATGGCGCACCTCGTCGCCGACCGCGCCCAGCCGGAACCACCGATCCTACTGGTGATCGGAGACGACAGCCAGAACGGCGCGAGTGAGAGCCGGTTGAGCGGAGGCGAACGGGCCCGCCTGGTAGCGCTGGCCGACTCGCTTGGTATCAGCAAGCAGATCCGGTTCCTTGGGTCGGTGGACCAGCCGGCGCTGGCCGGCTATCTCAGCCTGGCGTCGGTGTGCGTCGTCCCCTCCTACAGCGAGTCGTTCGGGCTGGTCGCGCTCGAGGCGGCCGCCTGCGGCACGCCGGTGGTGGCGGCTCGGGTCGGCGGTCTCCCCACCATCGTCAAGGACGGCCTGACCGGCTACACGCTGGTTTCCCACGATCCCGCGCAGTACGCCGAGCGCATCGGTCGCCTGCTCGCCGACGAGGAACTGCGCCGGTGCTTCAGCCGCCGCAGCCGTCTGGTCGCCACCCAGTTCTCCTGGAAGGAGACCGTCGACCGGTTAGTCGCCGAATACACGGCCCATCCCCAGCCGGTTCTCCGTCCCGCCGTCGCCGGCTAGCTGTTTCGAATCAACCTTGACGTCGCGGCACGGGTTTGCTTTAATAACCCAGCGTTTGATTGATTGACCAAATAAACACTACAGAGTAGCCTGTGCCTGACCAGACCAAGGAACGGATCGTTGACGCCGCGTACCGCACGCTCGTCAAGCGCGGCTACCACGAGACCTCGATGAAGGACATCGCGGCCGAAGCCGGAGTGGCGCCGGGGTTGGCGCACTACTACTTCGAGACCAAGGAAGACCTGCTGGTCGCGGCCATCGAACACGCCTGCGAGCCCCTGATGGGGGTCTGGCAACAGGCCGGGGTGAACCCCACCGGACCGCTCCCGGAGGACGCCGACCCGATAATGGTTGCCCGCATGGGGTTCGAGCTCGCGAAAGAGGAGCTCAAGACCTACCGAGGCCTCTTCCTGCTGACCTTCGACATGTTCGGCGTTGGGCTGCACAACGCCAAGATCGCGGCGGCGGTCCGTAGCTTCATCGAGGAGCGGCGCGCCTTCATCGCGCGCATCACCCAGGGCGTGATCGCCGGCATGGCTGACCCGCCGGTTGCGTCGGCCGATGCAATCGCGGCCGCCATCTGGGGAAGCCTGCATGGCATCTACCTGCAGAAGGTGATGAATCCTGAGTTCGACGCCGAGGCGGCGATCGACGCATTGAGCGAGATCACGATCGCCTTTGCAACCAGACCGCCGGTTTCGCTGGAGGTGGGCTGACATGTTTGCCTGGTGGGGTCACGTCGTCTACCGATTCCGCTGGCTCATGCTGGGCGTCTCTGGGCTCCTGCTGGCCGCCTCCATCGTGGCGCTGTTCAACGGCGGCACCACGAAGAACAG
This genomic interval from Candidatus Dormiibacterota bacterium contains the following:
- a CDS encoding NAD-binding protein — protein: MHSPPVNPLKRFRLPLLVLTLVFCYGTIGYMVLLRWNFVDSLFMVLTTVTTVGYEEVHPLGEGGRVFTMTVIVLGVGTMLYTLGILAETLIEGHLGRYARMRGMERRIAGLNDHFIVCGYGRMGTRVAQEFRQLDTPFVVVESNLEPLERLRASDLLYVEGDAASDDALLKAGILRAKGLVTAVDSDERNVFITLTARSLNPALLIVARSSYQDSTEKLRRAGANQVVSPYLMGAHRMAALAVRPVAVDVLDTVLHGENIDLVIEELLVESGSKVLGRTLADSGIKEAGANVLAIRKRSGQLRINPPDTQVLESDDLLVAIGTRKQMSAAERLL
- a CDS encoding glycosyltransferase — protein: MKPLAIVSLHASPVAALGAGENGGMNVYVRAVCEELSRRGIATEVFTRRSTAQGPDRIRLAERSWVTRLAVGPAEDIEKGRLFDLLPDFSEAILHEQRRRRVAFSLVHSHYWLSGWVASRLRDEWSLPWFHTFHTLARVKNEMAAEGAIVEPEHRIAVEQAIVRNCDHLIASSVQEADDLIRLYGASRNRLSVVAPGVDLQVFTERPTGALRKRLGLGDAGVVVFAGRLERLKGAETVIRAMAHLVADRAQPEPPILLVIGDDSQNGASESRLSGGERARLVALADSLGISKQIRFLGSVDQPALAGYLSLASVCVVPSYSESFGLVALEAAACGTPVVAARVGGLPTIVKDGLTGYTLVSHDPAQYAERIGRLLADEELRRCFSRRSRLVATQFSWKETVDRLVAEYTAHPQPVLRPAVAG
- a CDS encoding TetR/AcrR family transcriptional regulator, yielding MPDQTKERIVDAAYRTLVKRGYHETSMKDIAAEAGVAPGLAHYYFETKEDLLVAAIEHACEPLMGVWQQAGVNPTGPLPEDADPIMVARMGFELAKEELKTYRGLFLLTFDMFGVGLHNAKIAAAVRSFIEERRAFIARITQGVIAGMADPPVASADAIAAAIWGSLHGIYLQKVMNPEFDAEAAIDALSEITIAFATRPPVSLEVG